The sequence below is a genomic window from Colias croceus chromosome 26, ilColCroc2.1.
gtaaatatgtacgacgggcgaagccggggcggaccgatagtagtattatatttaattttgagttCAAACTCAAATTGTAACTTTTCTTCCTTCAAATAATTCATCTTTACCCATCATGATATTTAGTACggaaacaatatttgaatatacagatttttttatctgtttgaCTCAGCCTTACTTTATACACTCTCAACTGGCAGTAATGTTATAGCAATAAATGCCTTATAGCAATGTCAAAAGGGTTTCAAATGCAGTGAACACCACATTTAGTATATTTGACACAGCTTAACAACAACATAGAACAGTCAACACATTTCGATGTATCATTTGTAATCGGGAAGCTCAccgatattttaatttgtgcGAAAGCCCACATCTTATCAAAGATGATATTTCAGTTTTCAGGAGCAAAAGGATGACTatacattacaatatattcgtttttataggaaaaaaccgtttcaattttaactttaaagatGCTCTTTTTGATTACCGGTGTCTAACAAGAGTTTGAGACCTTTGGTATTTctacctataaaaataataaaccaatacaaatttaattaatattgcaaCAAAACTAAAGGtcaatattgttaaatattgatataaaatacaataaattgatCTAAACACTTGTCATATCAGGTAAATTGTGTACTAGCTAACTTCACCATGTGAACACGCTTTGATAATGACAATTCATTCAATATATGCTAGACACATTCTAAAGATCACATTTTATATTGGGAAACacccaattttttattaaaccaaGCATTTCTGACCATAagagcataatatatttttcattacagTTTTGCGAATTTATGCTAtaacaaattcaaaatttaacgGCATTTGTAAAACCACTTTATAAACTGTTTGACACATAAAAATGCCCATAAGTTTAGTTGTAATCGCCTCTATTTCAGCTCCATAAAGTCCAATTTAGTCTGTATAAACCATATAGAATATAAATACCTTTCCCAGTAATTCTTCCAAGCTTGAGATGTAACTTCACAATAACCACTTTTAACATCTTTACCATGTTTACTGGCAAAGAAATGAATTGAATAACTTGcactattataaaatacaccaTTCCCAGTAATTCCTTATGCTTCAAGACTTGTAACTTCACAAATCATCTACTTTCCCAGCTTGAGATGTAACTTCATTCACACTTTTGCACTAAACAGTTCACTTTGACACTAACACTATCACCACACTACACTTTGGTCACGTTTACGTTTAGCTGGCGATGTCGTCGAGGAACTCCACATAGGTGAACGGAAAGTGGCCCACTTTGCCGTTCAGCTCGCCCTCCCATTGGCCATTGATGTTCATTTTCGTTACCTGTGaatgtgtttaaaatttattaaaatgttgcaagtgACAAGTTTCTTCCACACCATAATTAGATGTACTTTTGATGTGTTTGTGACATACTACACACAATTATTTACTCCTTTTTTAGAAagcattttatacaaaaaaagatCCAGATAAAAACACTTTTGCTGCTCTTGATAGAATTAtagaaaattcaaataatatctaGCATAAAAGTTAACATAGCATAACAAATATTCTGgtgttttatacatttttatctgTTCCTTATTATGTTATACAATTTATGTCTCTCACGCAGAGTAACCAACACTGCAAGCTAGGCTATCTCTCTTCTCTAACAATTTAGACAAACACAAAACAAATTTCTACTCAATATTCCATCAAAAATGACTACAAAACTGTATATACCTTAAGTATATCCCCCTCCTGCAGCTTGAGAGCGGTTTTGTCGTATGCGTTCGGCACGCGGGACTGACGCACCCGCGCCAGCGCTGGCAGACTACGCTGTAAGTGGAAATTATTAGTTTTTCATCaagtttttattcataactagctttccacccgcggcatcggccgcgcagtcaaagaaaaacccgcatagttcccgttcccgtgggatttccgggattgcatcattttcccgggataaaaagtagcctatgtcctttctcgggtatcaaaatatctccataccaaatttcatgaaaattggttcagtagtttaagcgtgattgagtaacagacagacagacagacagagttactttcgcatttataatattagtatggattgttgCAAATACTTTTGTTTAGCATTAGAAAGGTAGAACAGTGATGTaatagtgaaaaatatttaacagcaTCAACATGCTTTTTGCCTAGATTGAAATAATACCAAATCTTTAAACatgaagaataaataaattaatatagatgGACACCCACAccattacaaaaaataaccatttatttcttatacagaataattaatattacattaattagatCAGCAATATACTATCAATCTGGgaataaacacaaaattaaacaaacaacaaaagcCAATATGAACATTCAgttattaagtaatatttttacttctaaacataacattttttttaaaagagcgtgtgtgccgagcgcacgtgtcagaagagaaacttctttgacaagatactaaaatcgtcgccttactctcTTACGGCGTGTtgatagtaaaatttcaaggttgcatcatggcaataccgtgctgaaattttactctcaacacgCCTACAACTTTTGCACaaatataagaattataaataaacacgtACCTGCATATTAGTGCCCTTCTGTTGGTTCTTGTTATTCGGCGGACTGGGCGGGTCGCCCAGCTGGCTGAGCGCCTCGTTCGCCGGGTACGGCACACCCGATGGGTCCAGGAGCTgcaattatattgtttttgtatcATATTTTACTACAAGAGATAAAGACAGTCATAGAAACAAGAGATCTAGTAAAAATATGCATTTATGTAAtgatacacattataaataacttaaaactcttattatgataattttatttcttaagaTCTACAGTTGTTTTGGTATGTATGGTACCATATTgtcgagtttaaaaaaaaagtattttaactCAAGCTGTACCAaaagtgaaatatttaatctaaCATCAATTCGGAATATCACTCCTACTGTGATAAATCAATAAGAAAAtggttgttatttttaaattaccctcacaattaaatgtaaacaaattaaactCACACTCACCCTCTGAACATACGGCACGGGAATCGAACCGGTGCGTCCGTGCGCGTTCCTCGCCGTCCACCACTGCTCCTCATCACGGTTGATCACCATCAGACGTTCACCGCGGCGGAACGGCAGGTCGTCTGCATCCTGGAATGTCAAGTTTTATgttacactagctgtgccccgtggtttcacccgcattgcttcggtcctgttggtcttagcgtgatgatatatagcctataaccttcctcgataaatgggttatcttacaccgaaagaatttttcaaatcgaaccagtagttcccgagattagcgcgttcaaacaaacaactcttcagctttataatattataagtatagatatagataaatTACTGTAATTGTGTATATTTATGTGGTGGGTAGTCGTAAAttagtaaaaactaaaacatattttgaacaacataataatttattaatcttaaaaaaagATACAATCATAGAGACGAAATAAAACCGCAGAACGGTCCTCACAATGACAAAGGCATGTTTGCAAAGTAAGTTAACACCACACTATTGCTATAATAGCAAGAGATGCAAAActaagtttataaattatttctaaattaatatatttagctAAATAAATCAGGTTTATCTTCACCACAgacaatatgtataattacaaacattacaaagtttcaattaaaactagaaaatatttcaaaagcaTCAAATTGCATGTCTTCACATCACGGTAAACCAACAAAAAATAGGAAGAGGCCGTCCACCGACTAACTGGACTTCGACCATCAAAAAAGACCTAATGACGAAGGGCCTGACGCCTGAAGCTGCAAAGGACAGAACAATGTGGAGAAAGAGTGTTGGTTGTGCCGACCCCAAATAAACGGGATGAGGCAAGGGAGATGATGATGATCAAATTGCATGTCTTGAACTTTTTTGATGGTAGTAATGTGAATCTGTCAGATAGCTATTAAAAcgctttttgtttataaaacgCTGCACTATTATCATGCTAGACTAAAcattctttaattcttttgcAACCGTGAAAATTCCCGGAATTTTGCAACAACTCAAATAGACATATTCTTAAATCTGTAatctgtttttaattaattttaataaggtCACAAAATAGCAAAGTTTTGTAGGTTCTAACTTGTAGgtgatttaataataagaaaaagaatttattaACGTAACTAGTTCtaaattatcttatttataaagttaacAAAACACACAATAAATTCTATTGTGATCAACACTCACacagaatatttttctgtataaaatttaatttacgaCCTGCTCCTCACCTCCGTTAAGAAGCtattacctattttaattGCTGTCGTTTAGAGAcaaaaaattctaataaaaaataccaagTGCCTTTTCAGTCGCGAAAATAAATCTTCAAATAGGAGATTAAATAGGAAATTCCAAAGCTTTTAGCGTTTTACAACTTTGAAAAAACTAGTTTATTTAAAGCTTTCACAAAATCGCGTATGCGGATGAATAAAAATCCATTATTCATCCGCCCTACAAACGTCTGCTATTTTTATACGCGAGAAATTATAACGTTATCCATCAACTGCTTACTCATAGCCCAGTGCCACATTTTCTATTTACGCgtatttatagaaaattttcGCTTCCGTTAGATAGCGGGTTGCTATCTTGCTTTGAactattgaaattattataactgacCATCCCTAAACAGCTTGTCTGTTATGCTTTCAAGCGTAAATTGTTGTATCGATTTTGATGGTAttcatattgaaatttttGTGACTTGTTTGAAATTGGTATAGTAGTCTGGAAGACTGTTCatgaaacaatttaatatttcctcTTATCGAAGTATAGACTACAGATAACTATTAATAAACTCGCCTTTAATAAAAGGTCCTTTTTTCTGTTTTACATCAGaatagtaaattaattaattaattaatagagTCAAACAAATTCATATCATATTAAGAGTTCTAGAAGACGAACGGCAAGTTTTTGAACGGCATTGACTGCTGCCGCCGACAAGTAGCGGGTAGCCTCTACCGTGCACAACTTGCCGTTCGTCTGTAAGAACGCTAAGTAAGCACCAAAAACGTTACTCATATAACctataaatagtataaaacaaagtcgccttttctgtccctatgtccctttgtatgcttaaatctttaaaactacgcaacggattttcatgtggtttttttaaatagatagagcgattcaagaggaagatttaaggcaaagcgggcgaagccgcgggcggaaagctagtataaccTAAATCTTAATCAAACATACACCACTTTCCATACATATCTAACCTTAAACACATATTCAAACTACAAAAACACTTACACTGCCATCAAAATCAAACTTCGCAAGCACGACCTCCAGCACATGATGGGGCTGTGCCGGCGGCGGAGCAGCCGCTTGCGCGTTCGCCTGGGGCAAAGGCCTGACCAGGGGCGTAGTGTCCAAGTAGTGCAATCTATAGAACGCTAACAGCGCTGGCATGTCTGCGAACAGCTGGTTGCCAATGCGGAACCGCGTGGCTCCGTCCGCTGATACTACACGGTTTATTATGTAGTGGGACACACGGTCATCTTCCCTGTAATGtaattaagtacctagttTCAAAAAACATGCTTActcataaatttattgtattgtcactgatccttattaatatacatatacaaagTTTCAATTAAATCTGTCCTTTTAAAGtaggtcaaaatcgagtcgaAAACAGTCAGTTACATGCAAATATACAGGTGAAGAggcttataaaaaaataataaacaatctcATGAAtagataatatgataaaatgaaAGTTGTGTTTAGATTGATATAGTTAGTATCCATgctttcataatttttatagttgaTATTGTTTGAACACAAGTAGATCAATCTCATAATAAGCCCACATTTGTTTTCAGTGCAGGGATAAAGTGcatttgtaatgttttaattacatctCTGATGTATTAGTATGAGTTGGCAGACACATCTTGTGTGTTTTACATGACACCACACATATAAAATGACTCagatttgatttattaaataaaaatataatttacctaACACATAATACATAGTCTCCGTGTATAGTCTTCGAGTCTCTAACGAGAAACACTCCGCTCTCAGTCTCATTGAGCAACAGCTTTGTTGCTTCAGCTCTCGACAGTCCGCCGAAATACCAGCTGTAAAGACGAAACATagagttaaaatattatttcattgaaggtacactttatttaaaaataatttggctAATGCACACAATCATTAATTACTTCTTCATACTCTTACTTTGCTTTTCAATTATGCCCACTCTGAACCATAATGTGTAATacacatatttatttcatttatatgcATTCATTcgttcatattataataccatAGACAGCATTATTTTCTCACTGAGTTGttataactcagcccccggaatcacagacacaataaaaaactattgtgtcgtggaccaatcggggctcaatgggttaattaTGATAGATTGATTATTCAAAGATACAAACTAACCAACGgcataaaaagtaaacaaggatttttttttcttccaaaatGTCCTTAACCTATCCATTTTCCAGTATCAATTgcattttatgttataaatacaCAGATTAATTGAAAATCTAATTAATCTATCTTTATATCAGGAAGTTAAActaatgcatatttttatgttttaacacTCCATTGTCACAAGCAAGCAACAAGGAAACAATGTATCTATAcaattattacttatcttaATGTTCATGttactctttaatattgaaattattgaatAGATTGTTTGTGGAATcctttataaaaattcaatgtgtttatattttaaattggttTTCCCTAGAGCAAAtacaaagtttaaaattttagctAGTCATGGTGCATGGAATTCCCttatatttcgttttgtgGTTGTTTAAATTTTGCTTAGCATTTAAACCTTTTATtcaactacatattttatttaataactgtaatctacaatatttattacagattatggatattaatattgtatactGTGCCTAAATAATCGTTTGTCtttgtgtaatatttataagtatactaggtatccgcccgcagcttcgcccgcgcagtcaaagaaaaacccgcatagttcccgttccggagggatttccgggattgcgtcattttccattgataaaaagtagcctatgtcctttctcgggtatcaaaatatctccatactaaatttcatgaaaattggttcagtagtttaggtgtgattaagtaacagacagacagacagacagagttactttcgcatttataatattagtatggatagtatggatttattcaCTTAACTTCactttaataaaagaaaaagcaTCAACTATTCAAACCTAAACAAATtttgaagaaaattaattcaaattcaaagaAAAGCCAGGATGATCAAATTCCTCAAAATGTAAAGACTTAACAAATTTACAtgacataaaacataattaagcACATTAAATCAAACACATAAAGTATAGTTAATagatttttgtttatgttcCCGGCAGTTAACCTGTCTGAAACTGGGCCAGTCATAAAACTTCTTGGAATTGTTCTAAAACAAGCTTTTGACATGTTTTACTTATTTGCcgtcttattttaatacataatgtaACAACTTactaattcatttttatttttatgaatttttgaaaatataataaattagttcattcgttgttttacttttaaagcTGAAAAAAGCTGTACATTATGCCTTCAGAATGGATGTCAGAATGAATTTAGAGATgagattataattttaaaagactAAAAAACATGCTTAAACTCATAAAATACCCTCACtcattaatatattgtatttataactGATTCTTGATAAATgtacaaagttttaattaaatctatatcttttaagttaattaaatgaGTCTCAACGAGtaagttacatacaaacatacagatgaAGCCATTGTAAACatgtaaataagtaataactttctatattcaatgaataatatatataagcAACATTTTCTAAATGTGCATATTTCAtggaaatttaaattgataaagatGCAATTGATAATGTATCTTATTGCAGGTAGTTTATCTGTGTTCCTAATCTAAATagatttcatttaattttagttgGTTCATTCGAAATCGCGATTAAACTATGCCATGATAATTTAGTGTAGATTTTGttagttaattttgttttcccATTTTGGCGAATAACTCTAAATATTACCTGGACATGTCATTTTGATCGAACGAGACCCCGATTGTAGGGTTCGCCATCCTAGAGTCTGATAAGTCACAGGCACCAATTAGCATTCATCGGAATCTCATCGCTGCCGGAAGTCAGCCGCTGATTACAGCACACTTATCAATCTCCGCCGACACATGCAC
It includes:
- the LOC123703585 gene encoding adapter molecule Crk: MLIGACDLSDSRMANPTIGVSFDQNDMSSWYFGGLSRAEATKLLLNETESGVFLVRDSKTIHGDYVLCVREDDRVSHYIINRVVSADGATRFRIGNQLFADMPALLAFYRLHYLDTTPLVRPLPQANAQAAAPPPAQPHHVLEVVLAKFDFDGSDADDLPFRRGERLMVINRDEEQWWTARNAHGRTGSIPVPYVQRLLDPSGVPYPANEALSQLGDPPSPPNNKNQQKGTNMQRSLPALARVRQSRVPNAYDKTALKLQEGDILKVTKMNINGQWEGELNGKVGHFPFTYVEFLDDIAS